In the Sarcophilus harrisii chromosome 1, mSarHar1.11, whole genome shotgun sequence genome, one interval contains:
- the NOXO1 gene encoding NADPH oxidase organizer 1: MAGTRQPTSVQGLGFVLGGRHQIFILSVLWSDGSDSLIYRTLQEFRQFHKRLKNTFPLEAGLLKSSDRTLPKFQDTSALFPSGKTRRGLAKLQMLEAYSQKLLGASEIVSQSEVVIGFFQPQPRDLEPVLPQNRYLCLVVMPSPWEGLEQNLKKPLAPKPDIQTLEAQTYQCVDSFSTEDIRGRAFEVEAGEQLDVLLREPTGWWLVENENKQMAWFPAPYLKELSPRKGSEEPPQIPFGGLPFCATQAYESSREDELCVPAGARVTVLEVSERGWWQCRYRGRRGLLPAVLLRRCPGPANAGGLALLNGDRTHPEPESESGAEAEPGRRQPGERRLHPPIAPKYSSDSGSSSDNGEEAGVSAGPGSVPVVPARPRRGDILRSCCSVTRRALLGPEALRSPGQRSPVAPP; this comes from the exons ATGGCTGGCACCCGGCAGCCAACGTCGGTTCAAGGCCTGGGGTTTGTGCTGGGCGGCCGTCATCAG ATATTCATTCTTTCCGTGCTTTGGTCCGATGGCAGTGACAGTCTCATCTACAGGACCTTGCAGGAGTTCCGCCAATTCCAT AAAAGGCTGAAGAACACCTTTCCCTTGGAGGCAGGTTTGCTGAAGAGTTCAGATCGCACCCTCCCCAAGTTTCAAG ATACCTCAGCACTTTTCCCCAGTGGAAAGACACGAAGGGGACTGGCCAAGTTACAGATGCTGGAAGCCTATTCTCAGAAACTTCTGGGAGCCTCAGAGATAGTATCTCAAAGTGAGGTGGTCATTGGCTTTTTCCAGCCCCAGCCTAGAGACCTGGAGCCTGTCCTGCCCCAGAACAGGTATTTATG CctggtggtcatgccctcccctTGGGAGGGGCTGGAACAAAATCTGAAGAAGCCCCTGGCCCCAAAACCAGACATCCAAACCCTGGAGGCCCAGACTTACCAGTGCGTTGATAGCTTCAGTACTGAGGACATCAGGGGCAGAGCCTTTGAGGTTGAAGCTGGAGAACAGCTGGATGTCTTGCTTAGAGAACCCACAG gCTGGTGGCTGGTGGAGAATGAGAACAAGCAGATGGCTTGGTTTCCCGCACCCTACCTCAAGGAACTGTCTCCCAGAAAGGGAAGTGAGGAGCCGCCCCAGATCCCCTTCGGCG GGCTGCCGTTCTGTGCCACCCAAGCGTACGAAAGCAGCCGGGAGGACGAGCTATGCGTGCCCGCGGGAGCCCGCGTGACGGTGCTGGAGGTGTCCGAGCGCGGCTGGTGGCAATGCAG GTACCGCGGCCGCCGGGGGCTCCTGCCTGCGGTGCTGCTGCGTCGCTGCCCGGGCCCCGCGAACGCTGGGGGGCTGGCGCTCCTCAACGGGGACAGGACCCACCCGGAGCCAGAATCCGAGAGCGGAGCGGAAGCCGAGCCAGGTAGGAGGCAGCCCGGGGAGAGGCGCCTCCACCCGCCCATCGCCCCAAAGTACAGCTCGGACTCCGGCTCCAGCAGCGACAATGGGGAGGAGGCCGGTGTCTCGGCGGGCCCCGGCTCCGTCCCCGTCGTGCCCGCCCGGCCCAGGCGAGGGGACATCCTGCGCAGCTGCTGCTCCGTGACCCGCAGGGCCCTTTTGGGCCCGGAGGCATTGAGGTCTCCGGGACAGAGGTCCCCAGTCGCCCCGCCCTAA